One genomic window of Leptospira paudalimensis includes the following:
- a CDS encoding RNA polymerase sigma factor — translation MPRPLEGKNMTLREKEKILLQKIKAGDPTAYMTLVSPFRERLFRKAVSMVKDGDDAEDIVQDALISGYKSIQNFRAEAGVYTWLYRIVVNKSKDLLAKKKRGREKPMDDSGDNQFVDSRVGYEKKLELSEESSYLMSKIALLEDSYKQVLELRYFENLSYNEIAEIMECNVGTVKSRLFKAKEFLKHLIQKDEKGEGFFEK, via the coding sequence ATGCCAAGACCCTTAGAAGGCAAAAACATGACCCTGCGTGAGAAGGAAAAAATCCTGCTCCAAAAAATCAAAGCAGGGGATCCGACTGCCTATATGACACTTGTCTCTCCTTTCCGAGAGAGACTCTTCCGAAAAGCAGTTTCCATGGTCAAAGACGGCGATGACGCCGAAGACATTGTCCAAGACGCTCTCATTTCTGGTTACAAATCCATCCAAAACTTCCGTGCCGAGGCAGGCGTTTACACTTGGCTCTACCGCATTGTGGTCAATAAGTCCAAAGACTTACTTGCCAAAAAGAAACGCGGGCGTGAAAAACCCATGGATGACTCAGGGGATAACCAATTTGTGGATTCCCGTGTCGGATATGAAAAAAAATTGGAACTTTCTGAAGAATCGAGTTATCTAATGAGTAAGATTGCACTCTTAGAAGATTCCTACAAACAAGTTCTCGAACTTCGTTATTTTGAAAACCTTTCTTATAACGAAATTGCCGAGATTATGGAATGTAATGTTGGAACGGTTAAGAGTCGTCTCTTTAAGGCGAAGGAGTTTTTAAAGCACCTCATCCAGAAAGACGAAAAAGGAGAAGGTTTCTTTGAAAAATAG
- the hpf gene encoding ribosome hibernation-promoting factor, HPF/YfiA family, whose amino-acid sequence MKINYTWKHLDRSEAAEKYADEKLERVTKFVQKVVSCEVSFEAIHGEINANLKLHADGNNFNAHNQDKDIYVCIDGLEDKIISQTSKHHDKKSQH is encoded by the coding sequence ATGAAAATCAATTATACTTGGAAACATTTAGACCGATCCGAAGCTGCTGAAAAATACGCAGATGAAAAACTAGAACGAGTGACAAAATTCGTACAAAAAGTTGTATCTTGTGAAGTTTCCTTTGAAGCCATCCATGGAGAAATCAACGCTAACCTCAAGTTACACGCTGATGGAAATAATTTTAACGCACACAACCAAGACAAAGACATTTACGTGTGTATCGATGGTTTAGAAGACAAAATCATCTCCCAAACAAGCAAACACCACGACAAAAAAAGCCAACACTAA
- a CDS encoding LIMLP_12425 family protein, giving the protein MNLKDWFRAQYPGLFPEDTDSVVLENKICSLFQHIKEKEDTILPRMSNDFDVRLLNLLESVSIDRPTEKTSFSFRDLIENRTVQYSFSAVMAVSLVFVLLNRSQSETTFTKNDSAGVVIEQNNYQYEPTSIDLSEPYQKRVLLDHLRSAPGSVYGLRELELYYEKTGRDAAAEELHLLIESVEK; this is encoded by the coding sequence ATGAATTTAAAAGATTGGTTTCGTGCTCAATACCCAGGTCTTTTCCCAGAAGACACGGATTCAGTGGTTTTAGAGAATAAAATTTGTTCTCTGTTCCAACACATCAAGGAAAAGGAAGATACCATCCTGCCTCGAATGTCAAATGACTTTGATGTCAGATTGCTGAACCTCCTAGAATCAGTTTCCATTGATCGTCCCACAGAAAAAACCTCCTTCTCCTTCCGGGATCTCATTGAAAACCGCACAGTTCAGTATTCCTTTTCAGCTGTGATGGCTGTGAGTTTGGTATTTGTTCTCTTAAACCGTTCCCAATCGGAAACTACCTTCACAAAAAATGATTCTGCTGGAGTTGTGATTGAACAAAACAATTACCAATATGAACCTACAAGCATTGATTTAAGTGAACCTTACCAAAAACGAGTGTTACTCGATCATTTACGTTCGGCACCAGGTTCCGTCTATGGACTTCGCGAACTCGAACTTTACTACGAAAAAACAGGTAGGGATGCTGCAGCTGAAGAGCTCCATCTCCTCATTGAATCCGTAGAAAAATAA